A genomic window from Quercus lobata isolate SW786 chromosome 10, ValleyOak3.0 Primary Assembly, whole genome shotgun sequence includes:
- the LOC115964670 gene encoding uncharacterized protein LOC115964670, which yields MEPDVNYTHIVLIPKVKKPEKMADFRPISLCNVIYKIISKVLANRLKLILPQIISPTQSAFVPGRLITNTVLVAYETLHAMHIRRKGKKGALALKLDVSKAYDRVEWSFLKGMMIKLGFPEVWVDRVMRCVSTPSFSVRINGKVYGNVIPSRGLHQGDPLSPYLFSICAEGFTLLLAKAELDGKLHGVAVYRNAPRITNLLFVDDSLIFCQANKDEVQVVSNTLQLYADASGQCFNLEKSSAYFSNNVSVEQKAWIINKLKVKAVERFDSYLGLPTLIGRRKYDFFAFLKDRVWKKMQGWKGKLLSRAGKEILIKAVAHSIPTYTMGVFQLPGKLCDELDAMCARFWTVGYLISKPKEDIGEWRVSDLIDWQIHQWDRERIQALFHQFDAEAILQVPLSMRVVQDSLVWLFTKKGKYSVKSGYHVTKLLKMAKSSSGETSIQRESTSFWSRVWKARVPNKVKLFSWRACQNILPTQDNLVRRRVVEDASCCFCHRATETVLHVLWECGAAQDVWASSAIRFQNFGTKQVDFRQLVASLMPKLSLERNTVLHGGVFQHPSQSHQRASDYLREFVEAQDQLSVPVSVHVPTSQAWQPPQGEFFKLNFDGASFDNGATSSYGAVVRNGNSEVMAAVSAKGGVVRDGEELEVMACRKALEFAIDAGFMEVILEGDNALVMKTVSKAQPNFSRLGLIYEDIWYLAAGFRSISASCVRCSANGVAHALAKFARLSDNDISSSPYAGRGSTNKVVEWYNLFVHETKAYIREVGFKPILSLLPEKSASATLVQCLIKGWWDTTHTFHIVEWEMTQWIVRYGLITLGTNPNLREFPLVRTHLFGLTADEALYLAEIVRRQLMGRDDLQIVMDPLEFTLALCSMTDAEYNLWRSDFPYAEQLIDGLDYEEFNITCLMPSLTIQTFEFNLR from the exons ATGGAGCCTGATGTTAATTATACTCATATTGTTCTGATTCCTAAAGTAAAGAAACCGGAAAAAATGGCAGATTTTAGACCGATTAGCCTTTGTAATgtgatatataaaattatttcaaaagttttggcaAACAGGTTAAAACTGATCTTGCCACAGATAATTTCTCCTACTCAGAGTGCATTTGTACCAGGTCGCCTTATTACTAACACTGTGCTTGTAGCCTATGAGACTTTGCATGCCATGCATATTCGAAGGAAGGGGAAAAAGGGGGCTTTAGCTCTTAAGTTGGATGTAAGTAAGGCCTATGACAGGGTGGAATGGAGCTTTCTTAAGGGTATGATGATAAAACTAGGTTTTCCGGAGGTTTGGGTGGATAGGGTTATGAGGTGTGTTTCTACACCTTCCTTCTCTGTTCGGATTAATGGAAAAGTCTATGGCAATGTCATTCCTTCTAGAGGTCTTCACCAAGGAGATCCGTTGTCTCCTTATCTGTTTTCGATATGTGCTGAAGGTTTTACCTTGCTCCTTGCTAAAGCAGAATTAGATGGGAAGTTGCATGGAGTGGCAGTCTATAGAAATGCTCCTCGTATAACTAATCTGCTTTTTGTTGatgactctttgattttttgtcaaGCTAATAAAGATGAAGTGCAGGTTGTTTCAAATACTCTACAGCTTTATGCTGATGCTTCTGGCCAATGCTTTAACCTAGAGAAGTCTTCTGCTTACTTTAGCAACAATGTATCTGTGGAGCAAAAAGCATGGATTATTAATAAACTGAAGGTGAAGGCTGTGGAAAGGTTTGATTCTTATTTGGGGCTGCCTACTTTGATTGGACGGAggaaatatgatttttttgctTTCCTTAAGGACCGAGTTTGGAAAAAGATGCAGGGTTGGAAGGGAAAGTTGCTTTCTAGGGCAGGGAAAGAGATTCTGATAAAAGCAGTGGCTCACTCTATTCCCACCTATACGATGGGGGTGTTTCAATTGCCCGGAAAATTATGTGATGAGTTAGATGCTATGTGTGCCAGATTTTG GACTGTTGGTTACCTAATCAGCAAACCAAAGGAGGATATTGGGGAGTGGAGGGTTTCAGACTTAATAGATTGGCAGATCCACCAATGGGATAGAGAACGAATTCAAGCTTTATTCCATCAGTTTGATGCTGAAGCTATTCTTCAGGTTCCTTTGAGCATGCGGGTTGTGCAAGATTCCTTGGTATGGTTGTTTACAAAGAAGGGCAAATATAGTGTAAAGTCCGGGTACCATGTCACTAAGTTATTGAAGATGGCAAAGAGTTCTTCAGGAGAGACTTCAATACAAAGAGAAAGCACTTCCTTTTGGTCACGGGTTTGGAAAGCAAGGGTCCCCAATAAGGTAAAACTCTTTTCTTGGAGAGCATGTCAAAATATATTGCCTACACAGGATAATTTGGTTCGAAGAAGGGTGGTGGAGGATGCGAGTTGTTGCTTCTGTCATAGAGCTACGGAAACGGTATTACATGTGCTTTGGGAGTGTGGGGCTGCACAGGATGTGTGGGCGAGTAGTGCTAtcagatttcaaaattttgggactaagcaAGTGGATTTTAGACAGTTGGTAGCTAGTCTCATGCCGAAGCTGTCATTGGAG AGGAACACGGTGTTGCATGGGGGTGTCTTCCAACACCCATCACAGTCTCACCAACGTGCATCAGATTATTTGAGAGAGTTTGTTGAGGCTCAAGACCAACTAAGTGTACCTGTATCAGTCCATGTCCCTACAAGTCAAGCATGGCAACCACCACAAGGAGAGTTCTTCAAGCTGAATTTTGATGGAGCCAGTTTTGATAATGGTGCGACTTCGAGCTATGGTGCTGTTGTTCGCAATGGGAATAGTGAAGTTATGGCTGCTGTATCTGCCAAGGGTGGTGTTGTGCGGGATGGTGAAGAATTGGAGGTGATGGCTTGTCGCAAAGCTTTGGAATTTGCTATAGATGCTGGTTTTATGGAGGTGATACTAGAAGGTGATAATGCTCTGGTTATGAAGACAGTTTCAAAGGCTCAACCAAACTTCTCTCGGCTTGGATTGATCTATGAAGATATTTGGTACTTGGCTGCAGGTTTTAGATCCATCTCAGCTAGCTGTGTTAGGTGTAGTGCCAATGGTGTTGCTCATGCTTTGGCAAAATTTGCTAGGTTATCTGATAATGATATT TCCTCTTCCCCTTATGCTGGTAGGGGAAGCACCAACAAGGTGGTGGAGTGGTACAACCTCTTTGTTCATGAAACCAAGGCTTACATCCGGGAAGTGGGCTTTAAGCCTATCCTTAGCCTTCTGCCAGAAAAGTCTGCAAGTGCAACTTTGGTGCAATGCCTCATCAAGGGGTGGTGGGATACTACACATACCTTCCATATTGTTGAGTGGGAGATGACG CAATGGATTGTTAGGTATGGCCTCATAACTCTGGGCACCAATCCAAATTTGAGGGAATTCCCTCTAGTAAGGACCCATCTTTTTGGGTTAACTGCAGATGAG GCACTCTACTTGGCGGAGATTGTGCGACGTCAACTGATGGGTAGAGATGACCTACAGATTGTAATGGATCCTCTGGAGTTCACGCTTGCCCTATGCTCCATGACCGATGCTGAGTACAACTTGTGGAGGAGTGACTTTCCCTACGCCGAGCAGCTCATTGATGGATTGGACTATGAGGAATTTAACATCACCTGCCTTATGCCTTCCCTTACTATTCAG ACATTTGAATTCAATTTGAGGTAA